AGACTTGAATGAGTACCTTTGAGCGTGTATACAGCTACAACACTCTCTGATATATCTTGTAGAACCCTGCAGTTTAAGACACAATTTGATATGTTTAGTGTATTAATCTTGTTGAAAGTGACATGGGGGGAAAACGTTTAAGAGGTTTTGGTTCTTTACCCTCCTATGCTGTAAGGGTCTCGGAGTCCATTGGAGAATATGATGTTGCTGGCAAAATTTCCCAGTACAGATTTTATATTCTGAAACCACGATTAGAAATGTCAGTTTTCGTGTTGAGATGGCAGTACTGATGGAGGTTGAAATGAAGtaagcatgtatatatatagaagcTCACATGGCCACCAAATTCTGTTGTGATCCAATGAGGTCTTGGAGTAACACTAGCACCAAAAATGTCTTGGCAGGTCTTTGTGTAGTTGTTCAAATCAAAAGGCGAGGCCTGGAACATTGTGTCGTTTTCACCGCGTCCAAATGGCATCACCATCTCAGTACATGTCTGTGAGACATGGAAGCTTCAGTGATTCGAGAGCAAGAAGAAAACAGTGGTGGTGGAAGTGGGTGGAGAGGGAATTAATTCAATAGAAGCAAGCAGAAGAAATACCTGCCACAACCACCCACTCATGTTACTTGGTTGGAAATCGTATATACTATGACACGGGGGTCCAGCACTGGCATTGACACCTTCTGCAACTCTGCCAAGAATGCTGGTTCCTTCTGGTGCCCCATCTATGGCATTGCATATATCACTCACATAATGAGCTGGCGGATTGTCATACTGAGCTGAAGCCTCATAGGTATATTCCAAGTATAACTTCAGCTGTTGCGATGAGTTCAAAGGCCTAGAGAAGAATTTCAGGGAGATGGACACGGGAAATATCCAAAATCAGAATCTAGTTACTGttggtttttagaaaactacaaatttgaaactagacAAGGAAacgagagaaatagagagagagatggaaATCTTGTGAATTACTCGCATGTCCTGAAAATTTGGCTGAGATTAGCAAGCCCGTTTGGTTGAGCTGCAACTTCATCAATTTCAGACCAAGACTGTTTTATGGTGGTGTAACAGGTCTCGCTGGTTTCCTGCAGCACCCAATACAGGATTAGCATGGAGGCAGTGCTTCAAGTGATTAACCTTGAGAGATTTGGATCTGATGTTTCGGTTTCTTACTCTAAAATCCTTGGTGACAATGGAATCGTATCCATTGTGTGGCGTTATGTCATCGAAGTAGAGAATGGGGGCAGAAGATGCCAAAGCGCCAATTACTACGTGTGGATATTTTAGACGAAACCAGGATGCCAGCACtgaaaaacaagagaaaattaaaTGAAGATCACCAATATGAAGAAAGTTTATGCCAGCACTGGAAGTATAACTGACTTACTTCCGCCATAAGATCCACCAATGGCAATAACAGGGCAATTTTCCGCAGACAAGTTTTTCTTAAGGTTTGTGATCAATTCTGCATAGTCTGCCAAAGCTTGTGTTGAGCTGAAGTATCCAAGGGTACTTGTGTTGTTGAATGCTATATCTTTGGACCTAAATGGAACTGAATCTCCATAATATCGATGCTGCAATATTAAGTAATATCTGTCATCATCATCCATGCTCTCAATTCTTCAAGGATATAATGACCCCCAGGATTAATCTGTCTTATACCATTTTTTCTATGATCTTTTCTTTGAAACACACAAATAATCACAATacataaaagtcatttttttggAGCTATATATACTTGCCTCTATATACAGCAGGAGTCCTTTGAACCGAGAAGCAAGATCAACCATGAATCCAGAA
The sequence above is drawn from the Vitis riparia cultivar Riparia Gloire de Montpellier isolate 1030 chromosome 6, EGFV_Vit.rip_1.0, whole genome shotgun sequence genome and encodes:
- the LOC117915803 gene encoding lysosomal Pro-X carboxypeptidase-like translates to MGQHLIFQLLLFLLLLMTVCVSAMYPRTARLGMVSKSMKSALNAELSSDFVTYYYNQTLDHFNYRPESYTNFQQRYLINSAYWGGANSSSPIFVYTGDEGSITGAAAFSGFMVDLASRFKGLLLYIEHRYYGDSVPFRSKDIAFNNTSTLGYFSSTQALADYAELITNLKKNLSAENCPVIAIGGSYGGMLASWFRLKYPHVVIGALASSAPILYFDDITPHNGYDSIVTKDFRETSETCYTTIKQSWSEIDEVAAQPNGLANLSQIFRTCEPLNSSQQLKLYLEYTYEASAQYDNPPAHYVSDICNAIDGAPEGTSILGRVAEGVNASAGPPCHSIYDFQPSNMSGWLWQTCTEMVMPFGRGENDTMFQASPFDLNNYTKTCQDIFGASVTPRPHWITTEFGGHNIKSVLGNFASNIIFSNGLRDPYSIGGVLQDISESVVAVYTLKGAHCLDLGTPMPSDPDWLVAQRDKEIKIVALWLAEYNAKRPTS